TCCGCAAGGAGGCGGAGCTCCTGGGCGGCGTCCGCGGCGACGTGCAGTTCATCAGGGACGAGATGGAGAGCATCaacggcctcctccgccacctcgccggcacCAAGGAGCGTGCCAGCGACCACCAGGTCCGAGCCTGGATCAAGCAGGTCATGGAGCTCGCCTACGACTCCAACAACTGCGTCGAGAGGTACGCGCGGAcgcgctccggccgccgccgccgcaggggattcctcggccgcctccgccgcgccgcccgcctgccgTGGGCGATGTGGgttcgccgccgtgtcgccaCCCGGATCCGGCAGCTCAAGGTCCGTGCGCGCGAGGTCGGCGAGCGGCAGCAGCGGTACGGCGTCGCCGTCCCGGCCAAGAAGgacggcgcagcagcagcagaggacGACGGTGACAACAAGCGGCCGCTGGAGTACTCGAGCATGCCCCGCAAggtggccggaggcggcgatgCTTCCCGGCGACGAGCCGCGGCGATCGTCTCCGAGTGCGGGACCGATCACATGCTGAAGGAGTGCACCGACGAGCTGATCAACTGGGTCGACATGGGAGTGGCACCGGACGGCCGCTCCGGCGTGGAGCTGAAGCGGCCGAAGCTCAGCGTCGCGGTCATCGTCGCGCCTGACGCGGCGGACGGAGCCATTGTCGTGGACAAGGTGTACAGGCATTACAAGCCGATGCTGCAGCCACcttcctccggctccggcacgccggtgacggcggcggcgacgtcgccgttCAAGTGCAGGCTCAGCGTCACCCTCCGGCGGCCGACGAATCTGATGGAGGTTCTGATGGACATGCTCCGGCAGCTCCAATCCGAAGGCTGTGTCGAGTCCATGGGCGACGACGTGCAAACATGGGATCTAGACACGCTCAAGGAGAAGATCAAGAATTCACTGAGGGGGAAAAGGTTGCTGCTCTTCCTCACCAATGCGGACTACCTCGACATATGGTTCCCGATCGAAGAGGTGCTCGCCTCCACTGACTGCGACCATGGAAGCGCCGTGGTGTTGTCCTCCAAGGACAGGGAGGTGGCCAACAAATTGATGCCCCCTCTGATGAACACTAGTACCATCTCTGACAACTCGAACAACGGAAGTGCgagcgcggcagcggcagcggtggaggtggaggtggaggaggacaaAGATTTGGAAAGCAACaattccaagtccaagtccaAGTCGAAGCTCCCTCTAATGAAAACTGTGTCCTACTCCCATGTCGATTTCCACTACAAGAAAGCTAACCAACTGATGCTGCAGCTAACTAGCAGCTACAACACCAGCGATGCCATGAAACAAGTACTCACCAGGTGCGACACGGATGACTTCTGCGCCAAGGTCTTCCTCCATGCCCTGCACAACAACCCAAACCGGACGGCGGATGAGCTCAAGATCTTGACGGAAAACCTCGCACCGGACCGATGCTCCAACGACCCCTTGGAGAAAAGGGTCCGGTTGGCTGCCTTCTGCTACTATGGCCTGCCTGACCGCTACAAGAATTGCTTGTGGTACGCGGCTGCCTTCATCCGAGGGAGCTACGACATCCATAGGGCAAGCTTGACGAGGCGATGGATCGCCGAGGGGTTGATCATCAGATCAGGCCAGCCGACCGAGCAAGAGGAGGCTGAGCGCTGTGTTGACACTCTCCTATCTCTGAATCTCCTCATCCCTAAGGAGCGTGAGCGCGGCGTAATTGAAGGCAAGGTCAAGACCTGCTCCGTCAACACTCCGGTCATCGACATAGTCAATGGGAGCCGAAGCATCAGCGCAAGCACCGTCGACGACTTCCTGGATACTAACCAGCTGCCGCTTGACCTAGATCTCCACTTCTCTGTCCGCAATGGGATCAGGATCCGTCAGCTAGACGCCATGGATGGCTCCACTATGGAGCCACGGCCGCCCGCACCCAAAAAGCAACTAGAGAGCGTTATGGAGTTTTTGCGGAAGTTGCCATCCTCGTCAAGGCTGCGCCTCCTTCGAGTCTTGGATCTCGAGGGTTGTGGTGTCATCATCACCAACCGCCACCTCAACAACATCTGTCAGATCCGCAAGCTCAAGTACCTTAGCCTGCGTGGTACCAATGTTGTATGGCTTCCAAAGAAGCTCCACCAGCTGGAGCTGCTTGAGACTCTTGACATCCGACAGACCAGGGTACGCGTGTTCGAGTCGACGCTGCCAAAGAGCCTGAAGCatctcctcgccggccgcgtgGACTGCCTCGGTGATGATGCCGTCACGGTCAAGTCAAAGGAATCATTCTCCACAGTGCGTATGCCTAGCGGCATCCCTGCCGGTGACATGAGCAAGCTAGAGATACTATCCCATGTTTGGGTCTCTGACAGTGCCAAGGAGCTAGACAACCTTGGCGAGAAGCTAAAGCAGCTAAGAAAGCTAGGCGTAGTATTGTGTGGCGGTAGCAAAGCCAACTTGAAGGATCTCTTCGCTCAGATCAATGAGCTGCACACAACACTCCGATCGCTGTCCATCCGAATGAAGCCGGTCGGCAGCTGGGGCTCCACGGAGGCAGTCCTAATGACACCTCCATTGCTGCTCGAGAGCTTGCGCATTTGTGGCGTCAGAGACTGGCTGCCCCGCCGGATGAAAGAGCTCAACAACCTCTCCAAGCTAACCCTCCGAGACACTCTCCTGAACGAGGACAACCTTGCTGTCCTCGGTGCGCTCAAGGGCCTACGTTGTCTCAGGCTCCGCTACCACTCCTTCGACTCTGGCGGTCTCACCTTCAGTAGTGACAGCTTCCCCAACCTCGTAGGTTTGGTCATCGAGGACGACATGCTAGTGACCATCACCTTTGCTCCTGGAACAGCACCCAAACTTGCCAAGATCATCTGGTCATTCCAACGGATGGAGTCCCTGACAGGAGTTAAGAACCTTCAGAGCTTGAGACGCATCGAGCTTAACCTGCTGGCAGGAAATGGTGCCACGGATGATTATCCTCAGTTGAAGCAAGAGATCAAGGAGCATCCCGGTAAGCCTGTGCTTGTTTGCCAACTCATTGATCCAAAGAAAGGGGGTCAAGTAGCTAATCGTGCCGTTGGTGCTGCTACTACCTAGCCAGCTTAATTATGAGCTGATAGCTATCTACTCATCCATCCAAAAAACCCACCCTAGTTGAGGATGGGACACaacatagtacaacgaatctagacaggtTTATTTACTATGTTGTGTCCCATACCTAACTAGATTGGGTtttatttgggacggaggagtaCTGATGTTGAGTTGTTGATGCATGTTGTTGCAACTACAATGATGTGTAATAATTTCTAGATTGGTGTTTCAGTACTTGTCCTTCAATGTTGTTCATTTAATTTGTGTACTTGTGTACTGCATGCTGAGCACTGTTTGAGAGTGGTAATTTGATACATGTTtgtgtttcctttttttgtcCTCTAATTCCCATCAACTTTTATGGTTTGATGTGTATTGTTGGAAATGTAATAATCACAAAGGCTTTTGAAAGGAACAATACTACTCATGTATCAAATTTGAGTTCTATTCTACAAGCACCagctttatattttcctttgtTTTGCCCACAAATTTGATATATCTTTAGCTATGAAGGTCATATTtctcaccccctcccccccccccccccccccacaccaTGCAAATCTCCCAACAAGGCAAAAAATTGGTGACATTGGTATGTTGCAATCGTACAACATCTTTAAAAATTCGTAGTTTTCTGTTGAGATACGTAGAACCTCCTTCAAAGGCATTTCACCAACGGGTGCATGTGATCCGGCTGGAAACCAACTACTTGCCAATTGTTTGAGGTTTAGGTATGAC
The nucleotide sequence above comes from Oryza glaberrima chromosome 11, OglaRS2, whole genome shotgun sequence. Encoded proteins:
- the LOC127755851 gene encoding disease resistance protein Pik-2-like: MADLALSTVHALLGVIRKEAELLGGVRGDVQFIRDEMESINGLLRHLAGTKERASDHQVRAWIKQVMELAYDSNNCLKVRAREVGERQQRYGVAVPAKKDGAAAAEDDGDNKRPLEYSSMPRKVAGGGDASRRRAAAIVSECGTDHMLKECTDELINWVDMGVAPDGRSGVELKRPKLSVAVIVAPDAADGAIVVDKVYRHYKPMLQPPSSGSGTPVTAAATSPFKCRLSVTLRRPTNLMEVLMDMLRQLQSEGCVESMGDDVQTWDLDTLKEKIKNSLRGKRLLLFLTNADYLDIWFPIEEVLASTDCDHGSAVVLSSKDREVANKLMPPLMNTSTISDNSNNGSASAAAAAVEVEVEEDKDLESNNSKSKSKSKLPLMKTVSYSHVDFHYKKANQLMLQLTSSYNTSDAMKQVLTRCDTDDFCAKVFLHALHNNPNRTADELKILTENLAPDRCSNDPLEKRVRLAAFCYYGLPDRYKNCLWYAAAFIRGSYDIHRASLTRRWIAEGLIIRSGQPTEQEEAERCVDTLLSLNLLIPKERERGVIEGKVKTCSVNTPVIDIVNGSRSISASTVDDFLDTNQLPLDLDLHFSVRNGIRIRQLDAMDGSTMEPRPPAPKKQLESVMEFLRKLPSSSRLRLLRVLDLEGCGVIITNRHLNNICQIRKLKYLSLRGTNVVWLPKKLHQLELLETLDIRQTRVRVFESTLPKSLKHLLAGRVDCLGDDAVTVKSKESFSTVRMPSGIPAGDMSKLEILSHVWVSDSAKELDNLGEKLKQLRKLGVVLCGGSKANLKDLFAQINELHTTLRSLSIRMKPVGSWGSTEAVLMTPPLLLESLRICGVRDWLPRRMKELNNLSKLTLRDTLLNEDNLAVLGALKGLRCLRLRYHSFDSGGLTFSSDSFPNLVGLVIEDDMLVTITFAPGTAPKLAKIIWSFQRMESLTGVKNLQSLRRIELNLLAGNGATDDYPQLKQEIKEHPGKPVLVCQLIDPKKGGQVANRAVGAATT